In one Calditrichota bacterium genomic region, the following are encoded:
- a CDS encoding lipoprotein-releasing system transmembrane subunit LolC, which produces IINFLPVLMKWTDFVWVSLAAILISYVATLYPAWKASRLDPVQAIRYE; this is translated from the coding sequence ATCATCAACTTCCTGCCGGTGCTCATGAAGTGGACGGACTTTGTCTGGGTGAGTTTGGCGGCGATTCTCATCAGCTATGTGGCGACCCTGTACCCGGCGTGGAAGGCATCGCGCCTGGATCCCGTGCAGGCTATCCGATACGAGTAG
- a CDS encoding ABC transporter ATP-binding protein, producing MAQRRAILTTTNLHKSYPMGRGSLHVLKGIDLEVFEGEIVAVVGPSGVGKSTLLHILGALDRPTEGRVLIDGHDVFSLDDRRLAEFRNKRAGFVFQFHHLLPELTALENVILPGLIAGRPRRELEDVGMTLLAEVGLEQRAGHRPSELSGGEQQRVAVARALINRPQLILADEPSGNLDLQSSRALNALMWELSRKHNRTLIIVTHNLELARQADRVIELYDGRIKNNAANRS from the coding sequence ATGGCGCAACGTAGAGCGATTCTGACCACGACGAACCTTCACAAGAGCTACCCCATGGGACGGGGAAGCCTGCATGTGTTGAAAGGGATCGACCTGGAAGTGTTCGAGGGGGAGATTGTGGCGGTGGTGGGGCCTTCGGGCGTGGGCAAGAGCACCTTGCTCCACATCCTCGGGGCTCTGGATAGGCCCACCGAGGGCCGGGTGCTCATCGACGGGCACGACGTATTCAGCCTGGACGATCGCCGTCTGGCAGAGTTTCGCAACAAGCGCGCGGGATTTGTGTTTCAGTTCCACCACCTGCTGCCGGAGTTGACGGCGCTGGAGAATGTGATTTTGCCGGGCCTCATCGCCGGGCGTCCGCGGCGCGAGTTGGAAGACGTGGGCATGACCCTTCTGGCGGAGGTGGGCCTGGAACAGCGTGCCGGCCACCGGCCGTCGGAGCTTTCTGGGGGCGAGCAGCAGAGGGTCGCGGTGGCCCGGGCGCTCATCAATAGGCCGCAGCTCATCTTGGCCGATGAGCCCTCGGGGAATTTGGACCTGCAGTCCAGTCGCGCCCTGAACGCCCTGATGTGGGAGCTGAGCAGGAAGCACAACCGCACCCTCATCATCGTGACGCACAACTTGGAGCTGGCGCGCCAGGCAGACCGGGTGATTGAGCTCTATGACGGGCGCATCAAAAACAACGCGGCGAACCGGTCATGA
- a CDS encoding UvrB/UvrC motif-containing protein, producing the protein MIVCDLCGVNPATLKLTQVINDEHTELHLCKQCAEEKGLGIPFGALPSTFGAMIVGFLGAQVPTSARTVGSLKCAGCGITKEDFERTGLLGCAQCYETFREDLKFILRRIHGSNKHIGMRPPSLRGAMEHPDIEQLRRQLQEAVAKEEFEEAARLRDLITDLETQRGRSKHGER; encoded by the coding sequence ATGATTGTGTGTGATCTGTGTGGCGTCAACCCGGCCACGCTGAAATTGACGCAGGTCATCAACGACGAGCACACTGAGCTGCACCTTTGCAAGCAGTGCGCCGAGGAGAAGGGCTTGGGCATTCCCTTTGGCGCCTTGCCTTCGACCTTTGGCGCCATGATTGTGGGGTTTCTCGGTGCGCAGGTGCCGACGAGCGCGCGCACGGTGGGCTCGCTCAAATGTGCAGGGTGTGGCATCACCAAAGAGGACTTTGAACGGACGGGACTCCTTGGCTGCGCCCAATGCTATGAAACTTTCCGCGAGGACCTCAAGTTTATCTTGCGGCGCATCCACGGGAGCAATAAGCACATCGGCATGCGGCCGCCATCGTTGCGCGGCGCCATGGAGCACCCCGACATTGAGCAGTTGCGGCGGCAGTTGCAGGAGGCAGTGGCCAAGGAGGAGTTTGAGGAGGCAGCGCGCCTCAGGGACCTGATCACCGATCTGGAGACCCAGCGCGGCAGGTCGAAGCATGGGGAGCGATGA
- a CDS encoding protein arginine kinase, whose translation MGSDEEDKEAQARTGANAAVAVLEGRLCAWLDGSGPEADIIITSRVRLARNLQGLRFPGAAPAEERESVCSQVAAAIAASRALPQSLHLRLDELSALDRRFLMERRLVSPQSAERPEHAAVFADLAQTLAVMVNEEDHLRLQAIASGLQIEEAWEAVRTLDDELGERLDYAFSEQFGYLTACPTNTGTGMRVSIFAHLPALALLEEVDKALKEFAGSEITVRGFYGEGSRVQGNIFQISNQLTLGRAEKAIIKRVRGIAERVVALEREARARLLHQRPLRVRDLVYRARALLQHAQLISSLELMNLLSAVRVGSELGLLPPIPRRRLNELLVIALPAHLQKRAGKEMDNEERDAYRAQFVREYLGV comes from the coding sequence ATGGGGAGCGATGAAGAGGACAAAGAGGCGCAGGCCAGAACAGGGGCCAATGCGGCGGTTGCCGTCTTAGAAGGCCGGCTCTGCGCCTGGCTGGACGGGAGCGGGCCGGAGGCCGACATCATCATCACCAGTCGCGTGCGGCTGGCCCGCAACTTGCAAGGTCTCCGCTTCCCTGGAGCAGCTCCTGCCGAAGAGCGGGAGAGCGTGTGCAGCCAGGTGGCAGCGGCGATCGCCGCGAGCAGGGCGCTGCCGCAGTCGCTCCACCTGCGGCTGGACGAGCTCTCCGCCCTGGACAGGCGCTTCCTCATGGAGCGGCGCCTGGTGAGCCCGCAATCTGCCGAGCGCCCTGAGCATGCCGCCGTGTTCGCGGACCTGGCGCAAACCCTGGCGGTGATGGTCAACGAGGAAGACCACTTGCGGCTGCAGGCCATCGCCTCCGGTCTGCAGATCGAAGAGGCCTGGGAGGCGGTGCGGACGCTGGATGATGAGCTCGGCGAGCGACTCGACTATGCCTTCTCCGAGCAGTTCGGCTATCTGACCGCCTGCCCCACCAACACCGGCACAGGGATGCGGGTGTCCATTTTTGCCCATCTGCCGGCCTTGGCGCTGCTGGAGGAGGTCGATAAGGCGCTCAAGGAGTTCGCAGGGAGCGAGATTACCGTGCGTGGCTTTTATGGCGAGGGCAGCCGCGTGCAAGGGAACATCTTCCAGATCTCGAACCAGCTCACTTTAGGGCGTGCGGAGAAGGCCATCATTAAGCGCGTGCGGGGCATCGCCGAGCGCGTCGTGGCTTTGGAGCGGGAAGCGCGGGCGCGGCTGCTCCACCAACGCCCCTTGCGCGTCAGAGACCTGGTATATCGGGCACGCGCCCTGTTGCAGCATGCGCAGCTCATTTCGTCGTTGGAGCTCATGAATCTGCTTTCGGCAGTGCGCGTGGGGAGTGAGCTGGGGCTGTTGCCGCCCATTCCCCGCAGGCGGCTTAACGAGCTTCTGGTCATTGCCCTGCCGGCGCATCTGCAAAAACGTGCGGGCAAAGA